Part of the Oncorhynchus kisutch isolate 150728-3 linkage group LG2, Okis_V2, whole genome shotgun sequence genome, ttctggctgtgccgggtggagattataacagaacatggccaagatgttcaaatgttcataaatgaccagcatggtcgaataataataaggcagaacagttgaaactggagcagcagcacagtcaggtggaagttgaaactggagcagcagcatggccaggcggactggggacagcaaggagtcatcatgtcaggtattcctggggcatggtcctagggctcaggtcctccgagagagagaaagaaagagagaaggagagaattagagaacgcacacttagattcacacaggacaccgaataggacaggagaagtactccagatataacaaactgaccccagccccccgacacataaactactgcagcataaataatggaggctgagacaggaagggtcaggagacactgtggccccatccgaggacacccccggacagggccaaacaggaaggatataaccccacccactttgccaaagcacagcccccacaccactagagggatatcttcaaccaccaacttaccatcctgagacaaggctgagtatagcccacaaagatctccgccacggcacaacccaaggggggggcgccaacccagacaggatgaccacaacagtgaatcaacccactcaggtgacgcaccccctccagggacggcatgagagagccccagcaagccagtgactcagcccctgtaatagggttagaggcagagaatcccagtggaaagaggggaaccggccaggcagagacagcaagggcggttcgttgctccagagcctttccgttcaccttcccactcctgggccagactacactcaatcatatgacccactgaagagatgagtcttcagtaaagacttaaaggttgagaccgagtttgcgtctctgacatgggtaggcagaccgttccataaaaatggagctctataggagaaagccctgcctccagctgtttgcttagaaattctagggacaattaggaggcctgcgtcttgtgaccgtagcggacgtgtaggtatgtacggcaggaccaaatcagagagataggtaggagcaagcccatgtaatgctttgtaggttagcagtaaaaccttgaaatcagcccttgctttgacaggaagccagtgtagagaggctagcactggagtaatatgatcaaattttttggttctagtcaggattctagcagccgtatttagcactaactgaagtttatttagtgctttatccgggtagccggaaaatagagcattgcagtagtctaacctagaagtgacaaaagcatggattaatttttctgcatcatttttggacagaaagtttctgatttttgcaatgttacgtagatggaaaaaagctgtccttgaaatggtcttgatatgttcttcaaaagagagatcagggtccagagtaacgccgaggtccttcacagttttatttgagacgactgtacaaccattaagattaattgtcagattcaacagaagatctctttgtttcttgggacctagaacaagcatctctgttttgtccgagtttaatagtagaaagtttgcagccatccacttccttatgtctgaaacacatgcttctagcgagggcaattttggggcttcaccatgtttcattgaaatgtacagctgtgtgtcatccgcatagcagtgaaagtttacattatgttttcgaataacatccccaagaggtaaaatatatagtgaaaacaatagtggtcctaaaacggaaccttgaggaacaccgaaatttacagttgatttgtcagaggacaaaccattcacagagacaaactgatatctttccgacagataagatctaaaccaggccagaacatgtccgtgtagaccaatttgggtttccaatctctccaaaagaatgtggtgatcgatggtatcaaaagcagcactaaggtctaggagcacgaggacagatgcagagcctcggtccgatgccattaaaatgtcatttaccaccttcacaagtgccgtctcagtgctatgatggggtctaaaaccagactgaagcatttcgtatacattgtttgtcttcaggaaggcagtgagttgctgcgcaacagccttctctaaaacaCCCTGATAAAGGATGTAATAAAGAACACCCTGATAAAGGATGTAATAAAGAACACCCTGATAAAGGATTTAAAGCAGAAACTTTCCCACATAACCCATGCAGGGTAAGAGAGTGCACACGAGAGGATGAGTGTGTCCTTATTTGGGTGTGTGTTGcaagtgtgtgtgagcgtgtgctggagtgagtgagtgacctGATTTCAGGTTCTGGTATGATGTTACATATTCAGATACTATAACCTACTTACAGTaatctttctttcactctctgtgGGGTTCTCATTTTCTTCCCTCcttctcgccatctctctctctctctccagggaaaTTACTGTTCTCTGTCAGTTTCCTGGTGTTCCTACTGATGCTGATCCTGCTGGGAAAAGGCTTCACTGTCACCAGGtagggagtgtgtttgtgtgtgtgtctcaggccATCTCACCTATGGTCTCAGGGTCAGAGCTACAGTAGCTGTCCCAGCCTTAATAACACCCTCTACCATAGAGGACATTGGCTGGCTGACAGGTTCACTGCTTACAGTGTGTCTCAGGATTAAATCCTCCagccactctctctgtctccttctaacTCGTAACCAGtaggccagtctctctctgtctccttctaacTCGTAACCAGtaggccagtctctctctgtctccttctaacTCGTAACCAGtaggccagtctctctctgtctccttctaacTCGTAACCAGtaggccagtctctctctgtctccttctaacTCGTAACCAgtagcccagtctctctctgtctccttctaacTCGTAACCAGtaggccagtctctctctgtcttactccTTCAAACTCGTAACCAGTAGcatagtctctctctttcttactcttTCTAACTCGTAACCAgtagcccagtctctctctgtcttactccTTCTAACTCGTACCAgtagcccagtctctctctgtcttactccTTCTAACTCGTACCAGTagcccagtctctctcttactccttcTAACTCATACCAgtagcccagtctctctctgtcttactccTTCTAACTCGTACCagtagcccagtctctctgtcttacTCCTTCTAACTCATACCAgtagcccagtctctctctgtcttactcaTTCTAACTCATACCAgtagcccagtctctctctgtcttactccTTCTAACTCGTACCAgtagcccagtctctctctgtcttactccTTCTAACTCGTAACCAgtaggccagtctctctctctgtcttactccTTCTAACTCGTACCAgtagcccagtctctctctgtcttactccTTCTAACTCGTAACCAgtaggccagtctctctctctgtcttactccTTCTAACTCGTACCAgtagcccagtctctctctctgtcttactccTTCTAACTCGTACCAgtaggccagtctctctctctgtcttactccTTCTAACTCGTACCagtatcccagtctctctctgtcttactccTTCTAACTCGTACCAGTatcccagagtgtgtgtgtgtgtgtgtgtattcatctgTCTGTGTGAAAGCTAACCCCcctgtgtgtatctgtctctgtcagggcgAGGATCAGCCACAGTGGATCTGTAAAGCTGTCCATCTACATGACAGTCTACACCGTCACCTATATCATCCTCTTCATATACGAGGCAGAGGTACTGCagcctacactacagaactgctGCTGCTACACTCCTACTGTCCATGCGATACGTGAAGGGCCAGTGTATGACGGTCTAAGTTTCAACCGGGGATTCCTGTGTCCCACAACACTATGTTAGCCTACTGAGTTGAAGTCTAGGTATTTGCTCTAGGAGCTAGTCTTCAGGTCTCGGGCACGGTTACTCATCAGCCGAGCACGGATCACAGAATCACCTCCATTACAAGTGTAAAATGTGCTCTACTATAATTTAGAATGGGTCCCTCTTGAAAATGAGGTTCACATATAATGGAACCTCCTGGTaagataaaggtgaaattaaaggGACCTACTCCTGATGTACTGTAGTATACAGGGATAGGAGTTTCTTACCCAGCCTGTCGGTGCCTAGCACTGGGCCTGTACATACATAATGCAGGGGACGACCGAGGGTAACCCTGTTTGACCAATGATATCCAGTCTCTGGCCTGTGAAACTGAATACATAGCCTGCAAGCAGAGGCACTGTCAATGACACAGTTGTAGAGAAGTGTCAATGacgcacaaacaaacaaacaaacaaacatacatgtaCACGCACACACTTGTAGACACACTCACCAACGAAAACGAGTAGATTTCACATCCCAACATGTCAGCAATACACAGGCTGTTACAACACATGCTGGGGAACGTATTGTAATACACCTCTCTGCTATTTGAGGGTAAAGTTAGTAGGTTGATTAGTAGGGTGCGGTCCATTAGAGTGGTTGTATGacgttgtaagtgtgtgtgtgtctcagttcTTTGACCCAGGTGAGGTGCTGTATGCATATGACAGCCCAGCGGGCTACGGTCTGATGGGTCTCCAGCTGCTGGCCTACGTGTGGTTCTGTTACGCCGTCCTGATCTCCCTCAAACACTACCCTGAGAAACAATCCTTCTACATCCCCTTCTTCACGGCATACACACTCTGGTGAGAGGACATAGCCCTACAACCCTTCACTCTCTGCATGCAGTTATTCTCTGTCAGGTTCATCAACTTCATTCCCTAAAAAGCATTACACCCAATAAACTCCCCGTCTCCCTTATCTTTCCACTTCTCGCTTGCTCGTCTTAAATCCGTCCTCCTCCGCCTCTCGTTTCCTTTTGTCACAACTCCACCATATTCATTTTTTCTCCTCCTTCCTTTACATATTTCACTCTcccccttccccatctctctctcctctctcttaataatctctctctgacattatctctctctcctctctctccctcattatctctctctcctctctctccctcattatctctctctcctctctctccctctggcagGTTTTTCGCGGTGCCCGTCATGGCTCTGATAGCTAACTTTGGCATCCCTCGCTGGGCACGGGAGAAGATCGTCAACGGCATCCAACTGGGAATCCACCTCTATGCTCACATCGTATTCCTCGTTAGTACCCTTCAtctctctacacactcacacacaggcatgcatgtgcacacacatacacacactgcctcactgttgacgttaatTATCTCGAAGACCTCATCGCCCGCCTCATTAGTAACCCCCTGCCCTCCAcacgcaggcatgcacacactcacCTCTCTTTTAATATCTGTGAGTCatatctctctgtcctcatcgGCCTCTGCGTTAGTATACTCCCAAACCCAGACTTCTGCACCAGACCGAGCCTCTCGGTCCCAGACTTCTGTACCAGACCGAGCCTCTCGGTCCCAGACTTCTGCACCAGACTGAGCCTATCGGTCCCTGACTTCTGTACCAGACTGAGCCTCTCTGTTCTTTGTTAGTGACACATTCAGACACGTACTGTTCTGTTCTTATATGTGCAGGAATGTGTATCAGTGTATGGAGAATAGAGGGTAATATTTGTACAGACAATATTCTGAATATGATGCATTCCTCCCATCCgccccccctccttccctgcctcGCCACAGGCTATCACGCGGCCCTCTGCAGCCAATAAGAACTTCCCGTACCACGTGCGGACCTCTCAGATCGGGATCCTACTGTCTAGCCCGAAGGCGGGTGTGGCGAGTGAGAGTTTCCCCCACCATGCCTATGGGAACAGCTCCTTCCTGGGCGACTCCCAGCCCAACTTCACAGAACTGTTCTCCATCCAGTCGGTGAGTGGATGTATGATCTGAGGAGGATCTAACTGATACTAAGGTCCGATATTGTCCCTGTAACACTCCAGAGGTGTTAGAGCACAGAGGAAGTTGTCAGAGAAGGATGTGGTAACTGATATTGTGACAAATACAACCCAGCGTGACCTTTAACCTTTCAACctttacctccctctccctcagggCCCAGTGAAGACGGTGGAGGAGACGGTGGGCCGGAAGGGACAGGAAGTGCAGAGGAACAGTGAGCATAAGATCATCACCACCACGGCTGACCTGTCGTCACCTACcttccccccactccctccccccaTGCTCCCCCGCCTCTCTgcccactcctcccctccccctccacgaCTCCCCTCCCACTTTACCGAGTACTTCAGCATGCAGGGGGGAGGGGGCGTGGGCACCAAGgcatgagacagacagagagaaagagggacacagagagaaggagaaagatcgagagggaggtggaggaagatCAGGTAGCACAGAAAACAGGTCAAGCTATGTATAGCcacgagggaaggagggatggatataaggaggaagagaaggggaaGTCATCATAAGCAGACATGTGGAATAGAAGTTTGAAACGTCCCATTTTCACCTCTAAATGGAGAGAATGGGAAATGGCTGTGAGTTAAAGTGCTGAGCTtgtaaaagaaagagaaaaagaagcAATAAATATTTGAACatgagcagggagagaggcaccgggagggagagatgacagaGTGGATGTAGCCTGACCAATAGAATGATAGGAGCGCACAGTGGAGACTGAACAAAACTCCTATGAACACTTTTATTCAAGAATTTATGAGGCATCAATGGAGGGGCTGAGGGAAACGTGTAAATAGCTGAAGAGAATGAGTTCCCATTACTCTAAAATAGTTGCAGAGTTTATATTACAAAAGGGATGTTTTTTCCCCACATTGTCAAATTCCAAGTGGTGCTGTGACCATTGCAGTTCTCATGCCATTACATTGTACAAGAGTAAAATTTTCACTCATATCCTGAAACAATACATTCATGTTTTTTTCTTCATGTTTGACAGATGTTGTTAACACAAAATATTGAATTTCTCCATATATAATATGTTGGGATGATTTATATTCTTAGATATGCTGATTGCTCCAGGCTTTAGGATTGATATACTGATGTTTAAGTGTACAATGTTCAGTTTACTGTGGACCACTGAGGTACTGCTAAAACAAGCATGTCTCTAAACTGATTATACTCCATGTGCTCATACAGTGCGCGTGCCTGTTGTACTACTATTCAATAACTTTGTATATTTCATACCATATAGGCTAGTGAGGAGGTGTTAATGTCACTTCTTCTTCTGGAACCTTATGTCATACTGTCCCCAGACAATGGTTTCAACTCCCAATACTACTGTTCAGCTCTCACTGGAGTGCAAGATATTAGCTTGCTCTGAATGTAATTCCTTGATGTATGTAGACCTTGGTGAATGTATTAATGCAATAGAGCACAAGGAAAGGGGTGGTTTTAAAGTTACATTTTATACTCTCTTATACTatactttttttttacatagaaatCATACTTATAGCTTGTTTTACTTTCAATTTCAGCCTCCATCCTTGACACATGATTTAAGGAGGGAAAGTTGTCCAGCGAGGATATGAACTAACTTcacaatcaccccccccccccctgactagtatgtaatgatgtcatgtcaACTGTGTGAGGGGCTCATTGTTGTTTATCCATAAGTAGGAACAGTAGTTCTTCCTGAACATGAAAAGTCCTGGGCCCATAAACAACTAAAGCAAACCTTTTCGAGTAACTGTGAAAGTAGTAGCACCAACGTCCTGTTTGTCCTGCATGAAGCACTTTAATGTTCCCCTTCTCTTAGTTT contains:
- the LOC109900744 gene encoding transmembrane protein 145 isoform X1, which translates into the protein MEVCERLLCLAVVSSVLCVGSVLGKYVRGIVNTKEDWLFLTRFCFLTDFGRLDFRFRYQKSRCCQNILLYFDDSSQWPAVYKKPDKDCYQKEAVLRPENNQVINLTTRYTWSGCVVEGEGDEEVLSCVGGRSFRSVRERWWYIALSKCGGEGLQLEYEMKLTNGQSFWTQHFSADEFGILETDITFLVIFSLVFILSCYFAYNLKGRQLLHTTYKMFMTAAGVEVVSLLFHCIYWGLYARDGVGNGSLKIMGKLLFSVSFLVFLLMLILLGKGFTVTRARISHSGSVKLSIYMTVYTVTYIILFIYEAEFFDPGEVLYAYDSPAGYGLMGLQLLAYVWFCYAVLISLKHYPEKQSFYIPFFTAYTLWFFAVPVMALIANFGIPRWAREKIVNGIQLGIHLYAHIVFLAITRPSAANKNFPYHVRTSQIGILLSSPKAGVASESFPHHAYGNSSFLGDSQPNFTELFSIQSGPVKTVEETVGRKGQEVQRNSEHKIITTTADLSSPTFPPLPPPMLPRLSAHSSPPPPRLPSHFTEYFSMQGGGGVGTKA